In Hydractinia symbiolongicarpus strain clone_291-10 chromosome 15, HSymV2.1, whole genome shotgun sequence, one DNA window encodes the following:
- the LOC130629084 gene encoding acidic leucine-rich nuclear phosphoprotein 32 family member B-like, with amino-acid sequence MKLIHLVLLFGFVAVLCAEQKIKVQEDAVDDTSELDHSEDEEKEDFTERNDHEVEDSDPEEINDEDEEGNDIKKSDSAVEEKDGEEQDPAAWFSRRRRRRSSRRRRYSRRRR; translated from the exons ATGAAGTTAATTCACTTGGTGCTGCTTTTTGGATTCGTTGCCGTTCTATGCGCAG agcaaaaaataaaagttcaagAAGATGCTGTTGATGATACTTCCGAATTAGACCATTCAGAAGACGAAGAAAAAGAGGATTTCACCGAAAGGAATGACCATGAAGTCGAAGACAGTGACCCAGAAGAAATAAACGATg AAGACGAAGAAGGAAATGATATTAAAAAGAGCGACAGCGCTGTCGAAGAAAAAGATGGCGAGGAACAAG ATCCCGCGGCCTGGTTTTCACGCCGCCGACGAAGAAGATCTTCCCGCCGACGAAGATATTCTCGCCGACGTAGATAA
- the LOC130629083 gene encoding uncharacterized protein LOC130629083 isoform X2 has translation MKLIHLVLLFGFVAVLCADPSEDEEKEDFTEGNDHDEVEDSDPEEINDEDEEGNDIEKSDSAVEEKDGEEQDPAAWFSRRRRRRSSRRRRYSRRRR, from the exons ATGAAGTTAATTCACTTGGTGCTGCTTTTCGGATTCGTTGCCGTTCTATGCGCAG ACCCTTCAGAAGACGAAGAAAAAGAGGATTTCACCGAAGGGAATGACCATGATGAAGTCGAAGACAGTGACCCAGAAGAAATAAACGATg AAGACGAAGAAGGAAATGATATTGAAAAGAGCGACAGCGCTGTCGAAGAAAAAGATGGCGAGGAACAAG ATCCCGCGGCCTGGTTTTCACGCCGCCGACGAAGAAGATCTTCCCGCCGACGAAGATATTCTCGCCGACGTAGATAA
- the LOC130628660 gene encoding YTH domain-containing protein 1-like, translated as MIVRISFLYFVQSATKLASDQTMWGSTARTIALKVKDLEFVSEKAEHCADNIRVVNKMKLIHLVLLFGFVAVLCAEQKIKVQEDAVDDTSEFDPSEDEEKEDFTEGNDHDEVEDSDPEEINDEDEEGNDIEKSDSAVEEKDGEEQDPAAWFSRRRRRRSSRRRRSSRRRRYSRRRR; from the exons ATGATAGTTCGTATATCGTTTTTATATTTCGTGCAATCCGCAACAAAACTTGCTTCTGACCAGACAATGTGGGGAAGTACAGCTCGTACAATAGCTTTAAA GGTAAAGGATTTAGAATTCGTCAGTGAAAAAGCAGAACACTGCGCTGATAATATCAGAGTAGTAAACAAG ATGAAGTTAATTCACTTGGTGCTGCTTTTCGGATTCGTTGCCGTTCTATGCGCAG agcaaaaaataaaagttcaagAAGATGCTGTTGATGATACTTCCGAATTTGACCCTTCAGAAGACGAAGAAAAAGAGGATTTCACCGAAGGGAATGACCATGATGAAGTCGAAGACAGTGACCCAGAAGAAATAAACGATg AAGACGAAGAAGGAAATGATATTGAAAAGAGCGACAGCGCTGTCGAAGAAAAAGATGGCGAGGAACAAG ATCCCGCGGCCTGGTTTTCACGCCGCCGACGAAGAAGATCTTCTCGCCGACGAAGATCTTCCCGCCGACGAAGATATTCTCGCCGACGTAGATAA
- the LOC130628882 gene encoding prostatic spermine-binding protein-like isoform X1, which translates to MKLIHLVLLFGFVAVLCAEQKITVQEDAVDDTSELDPSEDEEKEDFTEGNDHDEVEDSDPEEINDEDEEDNDIEKSDSAVEEKYGEEQDPAAWFSRRRRRRSSRRQRYSRRRR; encoded by the exons ATGAAGTTAATTCACTTGGTGCTGCTTTTCGGATTCGTTGCCGTTCTATGCGCAG AGCAAAAAATAACAGTTCAAGAAGATGCTGTTGATGATACTTCCGAATTAGACCCTTCAGAAGACGAAGAAAAAGAGGATTTCACCGAAGGGAATGACCATGATGAAGTCGAAGACAGTGACCCAGAAGAAATAAACGATg AAGACGAAGAAGATAATGATATTGAAAAGAGCGACAGCGCTGTCGAAGAAAAATATGGCGAGGAACAAG ATCCCGCGGCCTGGTTTTCACGCCGCCGACGAAGAAGATCTTCCCGCCGACAAAGATATTCTCGCCGACGTAGATAA
- the LOC130628882 gene encoding acidic leucine-rich nuclear phosphoprotein 32 family member B-like isoform X2 — translation MKLIHLVLLFGFVAVLCADPSEDEEKEDFTEGNDHDEVEDSDPEEINDEDEEDNDIEKSDSAVEEKYGEEQDPAAWFSRRRRRRSSRRQRYSRRRR, via the exons ATGAAGTTAATTCACTTGGTGCTGCTTTTCGGATTCGTTGCCGTTCTATGCGCAG ACCCTTCAGAAGACGAAGAAAAAGAGGATTTCACCGAAGGGAATGACCATGATGAAGTCGAAGACAGTGACCCAGAAGAAATAAACGATg AAGACGAAGAAGATAATGATATTGAAAAGAGCGACAGCGCTGTCGAAGAAAAATATGGCGAGGAACAAG ATCCCGCGGCCTGGTTTTCACGCCGCCGACGAAGAAGATCTTCCCGCCGACAAAGATATTCTCGCCGACGTAGATAA
- the LOC130629083 gene encoding uncharacterized protein LOC130629083 isoform X1 has translation MKLIHLVLLFGFVAVLCAEQKIKVQEDAVVYTSELDPSEDEEKEDFTEGNDHDEVEDSDPEEINDEDEEGNDIEKSDSAVEEKDGEEQDPAAWFSRRRRRRSSRRRRYSRRRR, from the exons ATGAAGTTAATTCACTTGGTGCTGCTTTTCGGATTCGTTGCCGTTCTATGCGCAG agcaaaaaataaaagttcaagAAGATGCTGTTGTTTATACTTCCGAATTAGACCCTTCAGAAGACGAAGAAAAAGAGGATTTCACCGAAGGGAATGACCATGATGAAGTCGAAGACAGTGACCCAGAAGAAATAAACGATg AAGACGAAGAAGGAAATGATATTGAAAAGAGCGACAGCGCTGTCGAAGAAAAAGATGGCGAGGAACAAG ATCCCGCGGCCTGGTTTTCACGCCGCCGACGAAGAAGATCTTCCCGCCGACGAAGATATTCTCGCCGACGTAGATAA